The genomic segment GGCCCTCGGCCAACCCTGGGCCTGGACCCCGGTCTGCGTACTGGCGTTAAAGTCGCGGTGATCGACGGCACTGGCCAGGTGGTGGACCACGGGGCCATCTTCCCCCATGCGCCCCAGAACAAATGGGAGCCATCCATTGCCCAACTGGCGGCCTGGTGCCAGAAATACCAGATTGAGCTGGTCGCCATCGGCAACGGCACCGCGTCCCGGGAAACCGAGAAGCTGGTGGGCGACCTGTGCAAACGCTATCCGGAACTGAAGCTGGCCCGTATTGTGGTGAACGAATCCGGTGCGTCCATCTACTCCGCCTCGGAATTTGCCTCAAAAGAGCTGCCGGATCTGGATGTTACCATCCGTGGTGCGGTGTCCATCGCCCGCCGCCTGCAGGACCCACTGGCGGAACTGGTAAAGATCGAACCCAAGTCCATCGGGGTAGGCCAGTACCAGCATGACGTTTCCCAGGTGCAGCTGTCCCGTAGCCTGGATGCGGTGGTGGAAGACTGTGTAAACGGCGTTGGGGTCGACCTGAATACGGCCTCCGTGCCTCTGCTTACCCGGGTCTCCGGCCTGAATCCGAGCATTGCCCAGAATATCGTCGATTTTCGCAACCAGAACGGCAAGTTTGTCAGTCGCAAGCAGCTATTGAAGGTCTCCCGCCTGGGTGAGCGCACCTTTGAGCAGGCGGCCGGCTTCCTGCGTATTGCTGGCGGCGACAACCCGCTGGACCGTTCCTCGGTGCACCCGGAAGCCTACGGTGTGGTTGAGGCCATCGCGAAGGGTAATGGTCGCAAGGTGGAAGACATCATTGGCGACTCGGCGTTTCTGCGCAGCCTGAACCCTCAGGACTACGTTACCGAACAGTTTGGCCTGCCAACCATCAAAGACATCATCTCCGAACTGGAAAAGCCGGGCCGCGACCCGCGCCCCGAGTTCCGCTTTGCCAACTTCGAGGAAGGGGTGGAAACCCTGAATGACCTGAAACCAGGCATGGTACTGGAAGGTTCGGTAACCAACGTCACCAATTTCGGCGCCTTTGTTGATATCGGCGTGCATCAGGACGGCCTGGTGCACATCTCCGCCCTGTCTCATACTTTCGTTAAAGATCCGCGCGAAGTGGTCAAGGCCGGTGATATTGTTAAGGTCAAAGTGATGGAAGTGGACATTCCCCGTAAACGCATCGGGCTGTCTATGCGTATGGATGACCAGCCCGGTGCCGAGACCCAGGCCAAGCCAGCCCGGGGCGCCGACCGCAACGCAGGTCGCTCCGGTGGTCGCAAACCCCAGGGTGGCCAGGGCCAGGCGCAGGGCGCCATGGCGGGTGCGTTGGCGCAGGCGCTGGCCTCTGCCCGCAAGAACGGTCGTTAAATCACCTTATCGATTCAACGCGATTGCTCCTCACGAGGGGGCAATCGCGCCAACAGGAGCTCACCATGGCTGAATCCCGCCACTCCCTGTTTCACCAGTTTGCGGCCAGCGATTGGGACGGTTTCCTCAAAGGGGTCGAAAAAGAAGGCCTTCGCGTGGATGCCAATGGTTTCATTGCCCAGACACCGCACCCGGAGGCGCTGGGCTCGGCCCTGACCCATCCACGGATTACCACCGATTATTCCGAAGCCCTGCTGGAGCTGATCACCCCGGTTTTCAGCTCCACTGAGGCCATGCTGGCATCGCTGCGAGACACCCACCGGTTTGTCCAGCAGAATCTCGGTGACGAAGTGTTCTGGTCGGCCAGTATGCCCTGTGAGATTGATGGCGATCAGAGCATTCCCATCGCTGAGTATGGCCGCTCCAACATTGGCCAGCTCAAGCATGTCTATCGGCAGGGGTTGGCTGTGCGTTACGGTCGCATCATGCAGAGTATTGCCGGGGCCCACTACAACCTGTCGTTACCCGACAGTTTCTGGCGTAAGTGGCAGCAACTGACCGGCAATCAGGATGCCCTGAAGGATTTCAAATCCGACCAGTATTTCTGGTTGATCCGCAATTTCCGCCGCCGAAGCTGGCTGTTAATGCTGTTGTTCGGTGCATCACCAGCCCTGGACGCCAGTTTCGTTGCCGGCGTGAAGCATGACCTAAGCCGGTTTGACGAGCGAACCTGGTATGGCAAACACGCTACGTCGCTGAGGATGGGTGATCTGGGTTACCACAACAATGCCCAGGCCTCCCTCAACATCTGTTTCAACGAGCTGGACACTTACACCCGTACCCTGGACCAGGCTATCCATACCAATTGGCCTGCCTATGAAGCCATTGGCACCCGTCGTAACGACGAGTTTATCCAGATCAACACCAGTGTGTTGCAGATTGAGAACGAGTATTACAGCGCCGTTCGTCCCAAACGCACCACCGAGCGCGCTGAGAAGCCTATCCAGGCGCTGGATGCCCGTGGAGTTGAATACATAGAGGTACGTTGTCTGGATCTGGACCCATTCTCGCCGGTAGGGGTCAACCGGGCGCAGATCGATTTTCTGGATCTGTTCCTGCTTGACTGCCTGCTGACCGACTCTCCCCGAATCGGAGATGACGAATGTCAGCGGCTGGATGACAACTATAAAGATGTGGTGGCATCAGGCCGCTGGCAGGAGCTGGGGGTGTGCCAGGGTGGCCAGCGGGTGCCGGTGGGTGATGCTGCCCGTGAGTTGCTGGATCGCTTGCAGCCGCTGGCGGATTTGCTGGACAGCTGGGGTAAGGACGAGACCTACCGTTCAGCCCTGGCTGCTCAGCGTGAAAAGTTGCAGGGGCAGGAATGGTCTGTGCCATCAGCCCGCGTACTGGCGTCGATGGAAGCCTCCGGGCTTGGTCACCGGGACTGGGTGCTGGCGTTGTCCCAGCAGCACCAGGAAACCCTCAGAAGCGAACCACTGGCTCCGGACGTGCTGGCGGATTACCAACGCATGTCGCGGGAATCCCTGGCCGAACAGGATGCCCAGGAACAGTCGGATAAACTTCCGTTTGCCACCTTCCTGGAAGAGTATCTTCGCTCGTGAGCCGTGGTTGAGTCACAACCCGAAAGGGACGTGACGCACAGAAACCACCGAAGGGTTTGCCGGCTTCGTTACCTGCTGTTACTTTTGTTTACAACAGGTAAGGAGACGGCGCCATGGCAAGAGATATCAAGCTCGGATGGGATGTGGAAGCCCTCAACAAGGCGTATCGCCAGGGGTACATGGCGGGCTCCATGGGCATGGATAAAAACCGATGCCCGTATCGGGGTGAGGTGATCATCGCCGCCTGGGAAGCGGGTTGGGATGATGCCGGCCAAGTGGCTGCTGAGCAACCCTCCAGCGACGACCTGTTCTCCCGAATCGCCTGACCTACCGTTGCACCACAAATTCCGTAAACAGCACGCCGGTGATGCGCTCACCGGTTTTCTGTTCTTCCAGGGCGGCATTGATCCGCTGTGTGGCTTCCCCTCTTAACGCTTGCTGGCCCTGCTGAGTAGTGAGCTGGTCAACGTCCGTCTGCTCACCGAACAACATTACCAGTTCGTGCCGCAATCGCGGCATATGGGCCTGTACTGCGGCTCTTGTTGTCTCCTGCGAGGCACGAAGGGTTACCGATGCCTTCAGGTAAATGACCTTGTTGCCGGGTTCGCCCACATGGGTCACAAATGCCGGCTCCATGGCGATGTAGTCGGTTACCCCCCGTTCCTCCGGCTCCTCCTCCGCCATGGCCGGCCAGGCGATCAGGGAAGCGATAGCGAGTAACAGCGTTAGGGCGTATTTTCGGTGAAAGGTCATAGGCGCAATGTTCTTCATGGGTTAGGATTGGCAGCATCAGCTTACATGATGATTCCGGGGTGTTGATTTGACAAGCAGATGGGTGTTCGGCGTCGTTTTTCTTTTGTGCGCAGCTCTGTTGGCCGTGGCCTTTTACATGGAGCACGTCATGGGCCTGGAGCCTTGTCCGTTGTGCTGGTTGCAGCGTTTTGGCTTCATGGGCGCCGGGCTGGTAGCCCTGATTGCGTTTCTCCATGGCCCCACCGGTTTTGGTAACCGGGTGTATGGCTTTTTTCTGGTGCTGACCGCCGGTACCGGACTGGGCATTGCTGGCCGGCAGCTGTGGCTGCAAAGCCTGCCGGAGGATCAGGTGCCCGCCTGTGGCCCGTCCGTGGACTACATGCTTGAGGTGTTGCCCTGGTTTGAGGTGCTGCAGACGGCCCTGAAAGGTACCGGTGATTGCGCCGAGGTGGTCTGGCGCTTTCTCGGGTTGAGCATTCCTGGCTGGACAGCCTTGTTCTTCAGCTTGTTGGTGCTGGTTGGCCTGGTGATGATGTTCCGCCGATACCGGCCGAAAAACTGGTTGCAGGGCTGAAACGGTTGCGGGCCACCATGGCCTTGGGGTAACTTGATTCAGTCATGACGACAATCAAGTGAACGGCCATTTATCAGGCAGACTGACTGAGGGGAGACAGACGTCATGTTGGAGAACTGCAGAAACGCCAGGGAGCGTTGGGGCGGAGTCAGCGAGCTGATCGACCGTTGGCTGAAAGAGCGCCAGGAGCTGTTGGTGCGCTACTGCGATCTGTCGACCGAGACCGATTTTTCCCAGACCGAGATGCTGCGAGACAAGTTTGTCCGCCTCTGTGAGGTGCTGGTCGATTATGTGTCTGCCGGGCACTTCGAAGTCTACGAACAGTTGATCCAGGAAGCCCGTGAGTTCAACGATGGCGGCCTGGAGTTGGCGGCAAAGGTCTATCCCCGGATTGAGCAGACGACCGGTGTGGCTCTCAATTTCAATGATCGCGTTGATGGTCGACTGCTGACCGAAGGCGACGTCAGAGAGCTGTTCTCAGAGTTGTCCAAGCTGGGTGAAGTGCTGGAAAGCCGGTTCGAGATGGAAGACTTCCTGATCGAGCATCTGCATAACGCCCACGCTGGAAAAATGGCCTCAGCCTGATTCCGGGCAGCCAACAGAGTCTTCCAAAAAAACGGCCTGAATGTTCAGGCCGTTTTTTATTACCCGGAGTTATTCGTTTTCCGGGTTGACTGCCAGCAGTTCCACATCAAAAATCAGGGTTTCGTTGGGCCCGATGGCCTGATTGCCACCCGGGCCGTAGGCCAGATCGGCAGGAATGTAGAGCTTGTAGCGGGCGCCTTCGCTCATCAGTTGCAGGCCTTCGGTCCAGCCCGGAATTACCTGGTTCAGGCCAAAGGTAACCGGTTGGCCACGATCACGGGAGCTGTCGAACACATCGCCATTGATCAGCTCACCGGTGTAGTGTACCTGTACACGGTCTGAAGCTGTCGGGTTGTTGCCGTCGCCTTCCTCGATGACCTCATATTGCAGGCCGGACTCGGTGGTTTCCACACCATCCCGTTCAGCGTTCTGGGCCAGGAAGGCTTCGCCGGCTTCCAGGTTCTGGCTGGCCAGTTCGTTGTATTGCTGTTCCTGTTGGCTTTGAAGCTCCTCCTGGTAGGCCATCAGTGCTTCCTGAATTTGCTCCCGGGTCAGGCGCTTGGTCTCCTCGTCACCGGCGTGGCCGTGCTGGATGCCCTGCAGGAACTGATCCATTTGCAGGTCAGGCAGGTCGTTGCTCATGCGCTCACCAAGCATCAGGCCCATGCCGTAGCTGACTTTCTCCGGCGTCGTGTCCAGAGCGGGGTCCTTTGCGGAATCCTGGGCGGTAGAGCAGCCGGCAACCAGGCCGGTCATGGCGATAGCTAACAGGGTTTTCTTCATACTGGTATCCTTTGCGCGTGTAACAGGGCCTGACGGCCCACTTGGATTTGGCAAACAGGAAAGGTAACGGGTTCAGCGGCAGGATGCCACTGAAACTGTGGTAACAGTGTGATGCTGTTGGCGTCAGGTCCCGTTATCCCCGGGGGATGGGGCAAGGGAGAAGGGTGCCCGATAAGGCGAACGCCAGTCGTTGTCATTGTCGGCCCGGCGCTCGTTGCGCAGGTTCTTGCCTGGCCGCTCGATGGCCAGCGCATTCCAGGGGCCCTGGGCCGGTGGCTGGTCGGCATAATGCCAGTTACCTTCGGTATCCTGCCATTTGAAGACAATTTCCGGGCCCTCGGTGGGGATAGGGGCCGGCAGCAAACCTTCAAACGAGGGGATGGCTTCAGGCTTTTCCTCAGCCGCAGGCTCGGAGACCTTGTCCGGGTCCCCAAGGCCAAAGAAAATCAATAACAACAGCAGGCCAAGGGCCGGAAACGATAGCCGAATAAGCCATTTCATCATCATGGCTGTGGTTCTCCTGCCGCAGCAGCCAGGAGGCCTGCCAGCGTGTCCAGTGATATGGGGGCCCGGGTGTCTGCTTCCCGACGCGGTGCTGCAGCCAATAGGTTTTGCTGGATGGCGGCTTTGCGATTGTGCATGTTGCCAGTCTCCGGGTGCCTGGGTGTCAGTGTGTGCCAGGCCAGGGCAAGTTCGGTTTGCTCGGCCTGTAGTTCGGCCCGGGCCAGCGCTTCCCGGAGATCACGACAACCAATATGATGCCGGGGAATGGATTTTCTGGCCGAACGAATGCTGCCGGTTACACGGGCTCGCCACTCTGTTACCTTAGCGTCCTCAACGCCAGTGAACAGGTGCCCGTTCACCCCCAGCCAGCCGGCACAGAGAATTCGGGTGACGCTCCAGTCACAGGCCTGCAACGTCAGGCAGGCCTCGGCCAGCTCCGGATTTTGCCAGCAGGCCAGTGCATAACGCCACAGGGGATTATCCGGTTCCATTGTTGCGGGCAGATTCAATGATTCTGTCTGCGGAACGGTCATGGCAGGGCACTTCCCTGGCTGAAATCCATGGATAAAGACAGTCTATGTTAACGATAACCGATCTCAGTTTACAACGAGGCGGCGTCTGGTTGCTAGAAAACGTCAGCCTGACGGTGCAGCCCGGCCAGAGGGTGGCGATTGTTGGCGCCAATGGTGCCGGAAAATCCAGCCTGTTCCAGCTCTTACTGGGCCAGTTGGCACCTGAGCAGGGCAGTGTGTCGCTGCCGGGGGGCTGTCGCATCGCCCACATGGCGCAGGAAGTTGAGGCCAGTCAGCGATCTGCCAGAGACTTCGTGCTGGACGGCGACTTTGAATTGCGCCGCATGGAACGTGAGCTGGCGGATGCCGAAGCCCGGGATGACCATCACGCCATCGCCCGGTTACACGGGGAACTGGACGTGCACGAAGCCTGGTCGGCGCCCAGAAGAGCCGAGGCGTTGTTGCGGGGTTTGGGGTTTGTCGACAGCGATGTGGACCGGCCGGTGTCGGCGTTTTCCGGGGGCTGGCGTATTCGCCTGAATCTGGCTCAGGCCCTGATGCGGCCATCGGACCTGCTGTTGCTGGATGAGCCCACCAACCACCTGGACCTGGACGCCTGTCTGTGGCTTGAGAACTGGCTTCGTCGATACCCGGGCACCCTGCTGTTTATCTCCCATGACCGGGATTTCATGGATCGGGTGGCCACACACCTGGTGCATTTTGATAACAAAAAGCTGGAACTCTACACCGGCAACTACTCGGCGTTTGAAGTGCAGCGCAGCGAGCGCCTGGCCCAGCAACAATCCAATTACGAGCGCCAGCAAGCCCGTATTGCCGAGATTCAGCGATTCATTGACCGCTTCAAGGCCAAGGCTACCAAAGCCCGCCAGGCCCAGAGCCGGGTCAAGGCTCTGGAACGCATGGAACGAATCGCGCCAGCCCATGTGGATTCGCCCTTCAGCTTTGAATTTCCGATGGCAGACAAGGTGTCCAACCCGTTGTTGTCCATTCGCAACGGTGTGGCCGGCCATGGCCAGACGGCTATCCTGAATAATATCAACGTCACCTTGCTGCCCGGTTCACGCATTGGTTTGCTCGGCCCCAACGGTGCGGGCAAATCAACCTTTATGGATGCCCTGCGGGGCACCGGTACCCTGCTGTCGGGTGAGCGTACCTGTGGCGAGCACCTGGCCATCGGCTACTTTGCCCAGCACCAGCTGGAAGCCCTGGATCTGGATGCCAGCCCGTTCCTGCATTTGCAGCGGTTGTCGCCCCGTGCGTCCGAGCAATCGGTGCGGAACTTTCTGGGCGGCTTTGATTTCCATGGCGATGAGGCCCTGAGCCCAATTCGCTCGTTCTCCGGGGGTGAGAAAGCCCGGGTCGCCCTGGCGGTGATCGCCTGGCAGAAACCCAATCTGTTGCTGCTGGACGAGCCCACCAACCACCTGGACCTGGAAATGCGCCAGGCCCTGACCATGGCATTACAGAACTTTGATGGCGCTATTGTGGTGGTGTCCCACGATCGGCACCTGCTGCGCAATACGGTGGATGAGTTCTGGTTGGTGTCGGATGGCACGGTTCAGGAATACGATGGCGACCTGGAAGATTACGAACGCTGGTTGGCAGATCGCAGAAAGGATGAGGACGAGCCACCCAAACGCCAGGTGGCTGAGGATTCCGATGCTGAAAAGAAAGCCGGCAGTGCCCAGGCATTGACGGCCGACGAGCGCAAGGCCAGAAAACGCCAGGAGGCGGAACTTCGCCAGAAGCTGAGCCCGTGGCGGAAAAAACAGGTATCTCTGGAAGCTCGGATGGATCAGCTGCAGCAGCAATTGGCAGGCGTGGAAGCTTCTCTGGGCGACCCTGCGGTGTACGAAGACAGCGGGAAAGTACGCCTGAAGGCGCTGCTGGCGGAGCAGACCGAACTCAAGCGGGCCCTGGAGGAGACCGAGGCCGAATGGCTGGAGGTCAGCGAAACAGTGGAAAATCTGGAGGCCGAACTGGCCGGCTAGTGCCCCGTCTGGTTTACCGGGTGCCGATTTCCAGGGTGAAATCCTGTTTGGCCAGGTAATCCCGCTCGTTTTCCAGGTCTGCCAGGGTTAGCGGCCGATTGTCCAGCCAGCCCTCCGGAAATTCCACCACCAGTCTGTTCTCATGGCCATGGAGGACAAACTCGGGCGGCTCTTCCAGGTTCCGGGGGTGTTGAATCAATACGGCCATTCGCAACAGCACGCACAGGTAGCGCAGGCGCGGTTTGTCTTCCGGCTCTATGCCTTCAAATACCGTGGATGAAAACTTGCGCCGATGGCCGCGCACCAGCGTGGCCAGATCTTTCTGGAACTCTTGGGTAAAGCCTGGCAGGTCGGAATAACGCAGCAGATAAGCGCCATGTTTGTGGTACTGGCTGTGGGAGATGGTCAGGCCAATCTCGTGCAGCCGGCAGGCCCAGCGCAGTACATCCTCGTCCGCTGACGTATGCAGACCCCATTGATCGGCCACTTGCTGCCAGGCGGCAATGGCCGTCTGCTCAACGGCGGCACCGTGAGCCTGGTCGACGTGGTAGCGCTCCTGCAGCGCGGCAATGGTGCGTTCCCGCACATCCTCGTGCTGGATACGGCCAACGATATCGTACAGCAGCCCCTCCCGGAGAGCCCCATCTGCGAAGGTCATCGCCTGAATACCCAGTGATCGGAATGCCGCCAGCAGGATGGCAAACCCGGCCGGGAAAATGCTTTGCCGATCCTGACGAACGCCCAGGTCTGCCAGTTTTTCAACCTTGCCCATGTCGACAAGCCGTTTACGCAGCTCTTCCATTGCGTCACGGGTGAGGGTGCCATCGGTGATCTTCAGATTGGCCAGCACACTGCAGATCGCCTTGATGGATCCTGAGGAACCGACGGCACTTTGCCAGCCAACCGAGAGGTAGTGCTGGCGGATGTTCAGGAGCTCCTGTTCGGCGTGAGTGATCGCTTTGTCCATCTGCCGCCGGGTAATTTTTCCGTCCGGGAAATAGCGATTGCGAAACGACACACAGCCCATATGCAGGCTTTCCAGCTCCTGGGGCTCAAATCGCTGGCCGATGATGAATTCGGTGCTGCCGCCGCCAATATCGATGACCAGTCGCCTGCCTTCGTCATCGGCCAGAGTGTGGGAAACGCCAAGGTAGATCAGACGGGCTTCTTCCCGTCCCGCGATGATCTCAACCGGGTAACCGAGGACCTCTTCTGCCCGGGCAATGAACTCGGGGGCGTTGCGGGCCACCCTCAAAGCGTTGGTGCCGACAATCTGAACCCCCTCGGCAGGCATGCCCTGTAGGCGCTGGGCAAACCGGCTGAGACATTCCAGGGCCCTTTGCTGGGCTTCTTCCGTCAGCCGGTTATAGGGGTCAAGCCCCGCGCCCAGCTGGACCTTTTCGCCCATCTTTTCGACGGTACGAATTTCACCATGGACCAGGTGGGCTACGACCATATGAAAACTGTTGGAGCCCATATCAATGGCTGCCAGCATATCCGGGGAGGGGGCGGTGTTCTCGGCGGGGGATGCGGCCGTCACGTGGGTTGGCGTCCTGTATGGTGTGAACTTGTCGATACAATGGCCGTACTATAAAAGAAAGCGCGGTGCGCTGTCAGTAACGGTCTGCGGTGAATACGGATGCGGATCGTCGCCGACGGAAACAGATCTCGCTTCACATTGAGGCCGGCAATCGCGTAAAGTATTCGTCTAACGAAATCCGGGCAGGCGACATTCCGATGACGGTTTGTACAGCCTGCTACAGTCAACAGCGACTCCGACGCGGCTGCGTTACAGGCCCCGGAGCGCCTGAATCAGGAAAAGGTAATGAGCGGAAATATCGTTAATGTCACCGACGCTTCTTTCGAACAGGACGTACTGAAGTCCGACGTCCCGGTACTGGTCGACTACTGGGCTGAGTGGTGCGGCCCGTGCAAGATGATTGCCCCGGTTCTGGAAGAAATCGCCGACGAATACGACGGCAAGCTCAAGGTCTGCAAGCTCAACATCGACGAAAACGAACAGACCCCGCCCAAGTTCAACATCCGTGGCATCCCGACCCTCATGCTGTTCAAGAACGGCAACGTGGACGCCACCAAAGTTGGCGCTTTGTCCAAGTCACAGCTCGCCGCCTTCCTCGACAGCAACCTCTGATCCGCTGTTGAAGAAAAACCGCCCCTGAACATGGTTCACGGGCGGTTTTTTTGTGCCTCAATCACCCTCGCTGGCCGCCAGTCGAAAAGTGAGCTTTATTCCCAGGCCCTGGAGCGGTCCAGGTCCGAGTCTTTTTGCTCTACCCAGTGTTCAGTGTCTCCGGTGATTTCCTTTTTCCAGAACGGGGCTGACGTTTTCAGGGCGTCCATGATGAATTCGCAGGCTGCAAATGCATCCCCCCGGTGAGCACTGCAAACGCCAACAAACACGATCTGATCCGACAGCGCCAGCCGCCCGACCCGATGAATCACCCTCGCCTTGCGGACATCCCAGCGCTGGGAGGCGGAGTCAATCAATCCCTGAATCACCTGTTCCGTCATGCCGGGATAATGCTCCAGGAATAACCCGGTCACCCCGGACAGGTCCCCGGAGTCCCGCACCAGCCCGGAAAAGGTCGCCACCGCACCAGTGCCGGAACCGGAGGCGCGCAGCGCCTCGTATTCTGCGCCGACATCGAAATCTTCCGTCTGGATAGAAATCATTTCAACCTCCGGTCACCGGTGGAAAGAAGGCCACTTCATCGCCCGGCGTGACCGGCGTTGACGGCTTGGCCATGGCCTGGTTGACCGCCACCATGACCGGCTGGTCACCCTGCAGTTGAGCCCAGGGGCCGCCACGGGCGGCCAGTTCTGACAACACGCCCTCAACGGTTTGGCCCGGAGTTGCCGGCAACTCAAGGCTCTCGGTATCAAGCTCCTCGCGAAGCCGTGCGAAAAAGCGAACAGTCAGGTTCTGGTCAGTCATGATCAGCTCATCAGTTCAGGGTACGAGTAATACATCACCGGGTCACCGATATTGATGGTGCTGTTTTCCGGCACCACCGCCAGGCCGGAGCTCCAGCAAGCGGCACTCAGCACGCCGGAGCTCTGGTTCGGGGCAGCAGACACGGAAGCGGTGGCCCCGTTGCCTGTCTTGCGGGCGCGCACAAACTCCCGTCGGATGGACGGTGAATGGGTGGTGAAGTCTGCGGGCAGGCATTCCCCGATCGGCAGCGCGTCGGGTCGCCCCTGGCGTTTGCGAACGTAGGGCATCACGATGACCATAAAGGAAATCAGCACAGAGGCCGGGTTGCCGGGCAGCCCAAGCACCGGCGTGTCGTCAATGCTTCCGAACGCCAATGGTTTGCCAGGCTTGATGGCCATCCGCCACAAAGACAGCCGGCCGGACTCCTCGAGCACCGCGCGCACGTGGTCTTCTTCGCCCACCGACACGCCGCCACTGGTGATGATCAGGTCGGCTTTCCTCGCCGCCTCTTGCAGTGCCTGACGAGTGCCGTCGCGAGTATCCCGAACGGTCTCGCAAAGGATAGCCTCACATCCCGCCTGTGCCAGCATCCCGAGCAGGGTGTAGCGATTACTGTTGTAAATCTGGCCGGGGGCAAGCGGCTCGCCGGGTTGCACCAGTTCGTCACCGGTGCTCAGGATGGCCACCCGCAACCGGTCCAGTACCGGCACCTGTGCGATGCCCATCGAGGCCAGTAAGCCCATTTCCTGGGGGCGAATAAGGGTGCCCCGGGGCAATGCCAGCTCCCCCTGGGTGAGGTCCTGACCGCGACGACGAATGTTCTGCCCGGCGCTGACTTCGGCCACGATGAGGATGTTGTCATCGGTACGTTCCACCCGCTCCTGCATCACCACCGCAGTCGCGCCCTCCGGAATCTCCGAGCCGGTGAAGATTCGCACAGCGGTACCGGGCGCCAGTGGTTTGGGGGCCGTGCCCGCTGGCACCCGGTCAGAGACCGCCAGTGCCCGCCCGGGGGCGACGTCTGAGTGGTGCACCGCATAGCCATCCACGGCGCTGTTGTCAGCTGGGGGAACGTCCGCTGGCACATACTGGTTCTCGGCCAGGACCCGCCCCAAACACTCGCTGAGCGGCACCGCCTGGGATTGTGTGACAGCGGTGGCGCGACTCAATATGTAGTTGAGAGCGTCGTCAACAGAGATCAGGTCAGAGCCTGCCATGGTACCTCCCGGTTATTTTTCTGCGCGGTTGCCAATGACTTCCTGAAGCCGGCTGAAAGCACGCTCTGGCTTGCGCATGACCAGTCCGGAATAGTTGCAGGGGCCGTGCCGGCTGTCCAGCTGGTCTTTCAGAATGCCTTCCCAGCCAGTCCTGCAGGCACCGGTTGAACCCGGCAGGCAGAAAATGACGGTATTGTTGGCCATGCCACCGAATGACCGGGACTGAATCGTGGAAGAGCGGATTTCCAGCGCCGATAACCGGCGAAATTCCTCGCCAAAACCCTCAATGACCTTATCCAGCAGGGGCTTGACCGCTTCCGGTGTGCTGTCTCGTTCGTGAAAGCCGGTGCCGCCGGTGATGATGATCGCCTGAACGTCCTGGTCCGCAACCCATTGTGAAATAATAGCGCGTATCAGGTAAATGTCGTCCGGAAGAATCCGGCGAGACACCAGTCGGTGGCCGGCCTCAATCACGCTGTCTTCGAGGAACTGCCCGGAAGTGTCCTGCTCGAAACCCCGTGTGTCAGATACCGTCAAAATAGCAATATTCAGAGGTTTGAGTTCATTGGTAAGCTCAGTGCTCATGGCTTGGCTCCGCTCCACTGCATTCGAGATGCGTTCATCAGTAATAGTAG from the Marinobacter sp. LQ44 genome contains:
- the moaB gene encoding molybdenum cofactor biosynthesis protein B encodes the protein MSTELTNELKPLNIAILTVSDTRGFEQDTSGQFLEDSVIEAGHRLVSRRILPDDIYLIRAIISQWVADQDVQAIIITGGTGFHERDSTPEAVKPLLDKVIEGFGEEFRRLSALEIRSSTIQSRSFGGMANNTVIFCLPGSTGACRTGWEGILKDQLDSRHGPCNYSGLVMRKPERAFSRLQEVIGNRAEK